ACCTTGCATATATTTTGGCACCTAGACAATTAAATATGGCTCATGATCAACTCAAGTCTATATTAGACAACCTCATCCTCGTCAACTACCCTACAAGGCACCTCGGGCGAGTCATGATGAAATTGgatagattttagagctatttgAGCAATATGCAAAATGTAGAGTTGATATTGTAGCAGTTTGAAATATAGAAGAGCATTTGCAATTCTATTAAAAGAGGAGGGGGCATTgatataaattgatatataatttttttcgaAGATTTGCATATTTTAAGAGGTTAAACTTTAAAAAACATGCATTGTCACATGTCTAGCTTGGGTGGTTGGGTTGGGTTAGGGCATGACAATCTTAAAGGGTTTGATCGAAATTTAGCTAAATCATGAGAATTCCTAATTCTAGTATAAATATTATGGCTTGCAATAACTAACCTGTCCACCTAAGATATACCTAGGTTTGGATAAGGATTTCTAAGATTGTATTTGTGCCAGGTTTAGATTAGCCAAAACCAACTCGAATATAAATAGATCAAGCATGAGTTTGACCTTTTAACTCAATAGGTCATTATGTGCAAAATAAACCCTTAAAATCCATCCCCCAACTTCTAGAGTTGTGATAATTGTGTAGTAAGCCAACTCCtacctaataatgaattcaaaaaatcaaaaagcttCATAATTAATATTAAGAATACATTAAAGTACTATATATTTTGGTTCTTCACTtttaattccttcttcttgcTTTGAGCCTACTTCGTCTTACcttttttctctaatttttgtttctaaaaatgaaaacagaaaaatcaagatgaaaCCAGTATTattgtttctttcttctatATATAAAACTAAACTCATTATCTCTATGTAGGAACTCAATTTTATCATATTGAACTCTTTCTCGTTTTTTAAATATCCCTTTCACCACCTCCACTAGTATATTGCCACTATAGTTACCATTACCACTATTATCATGATTGCTACCGACTCAATATTACCATCACTTCTACTGTTATTATGACTATTTCTACGGTCACTGCCACCATTACCAGCATTGCCACAACCAAATATGAGAGAGAGGTaggtttttattttctttgtacttataaaaataaaagtaaattgactataataaatatgtttttatttttaaaagctcAAAAGTAGATATAAAATCTTTATTTTCTAGTTTCTTAAATTAGAAAGGAAAAGTGATGCAAAATtctttcttgatttattttgatGTTTAACACTATTTCATTTTCATTTATTAAAACATATAATTGACAAGTGCTGAGTTAATtggatttatataataaatatggaTCCATATAAAATAAAAGGGGTGCTACTATAACTCAGAAAGATCACTTCAAAAATTACTCAGGTTTCTTGCACCAACCATTTCGCTTCATTTAATGGCACACTTCATAATACCAATTCCGAGAAATTAGAATACACCACACCGAGTGTCCTTTAAAATGATATTCTTGAGTTGCTTGACATTTTTTGCAAAAATAAATGTATTGGAcataaaagtatttttttcctACCTGATTTTATAGTTAAGGGTTTTTCGAACCCAAATCTAACCTTGCCCATTGGCAGAACTCAAAATAATATTCGCACCAATGAAGACATTTTGAATTGTACGGCCTTGCTTGATAGAGTAGAATTGAAGAATAATCACACTATTGATTAGATGCCTCTGTAGAggagtttgatattgatgagCGAAAACTGATCCATACAAATGATTCATACTGCATCATCTACGATTATTGTTACAAGCACCAACCCACAAACATGCATGTTTTACAAGCTAGTTGATGAAAAGTGTGTGTCCACTGGAAACAGCATGATCCTATAACCAATGATTCAGAAAGCTTCAGTAGCAATGGCTATAGTAATATGATACTTCAGAAAAGATAGTACCAATTAAAACAAACATAGTTAGATAATTACACATTAGGGCAACAAGAATTCACCATACTAAGACAAAATACGCAAAATAAAGATTTCATATTGCCAACATCCCCTTTATCAGGCAATTAAACCATCTCTGTATGAAGGATGTTATAGCATTGTGATGTCTTGATTTTGATCACCTGAATGACTGTGACTAGTAAATAAATATGATTCCAGTATGAACTATCGCCCATTGCAGCTAGATAGCTCCAAATCAAATCATGTAACATTAATCTTCCAGGATCAGCTGCTTCTCAACTTCATTAACATTTTCAGTCACAGATGATTCAGTTCCATGTATTGTTTTATTGCTCCCTCGGCAGTGCAGCAACTGTCGCTGAAGGCTCTGGACAAGCATATTGAGTTGTCGAATGCTATTTTCTTGAGATAAGATTATCTGCAAGAAAAAAATAGTTCTGAAGTAAATgaaggaaacattaataaccaaataaaaaggaaaaagaaaaaaagaaaataaaagaaaagcaatCAATGCAGAATTAGCATGAATGAAGGTTCTATTTTGGACTTCTACCGTGCCAAGACAGCTAAAACAACAGCTTGAGTTTCAACATTGTGAATTCAAATTCTCAGTATAACAGACTTCAAATGTAAGCAACATAATTTCACCCAGAGGCAGATTGTTCATCTAAATTTTTCTAAGATTACCGATGGTTTATCTACTTAAAAAAGTCAAGATCACTTGACTTGAGCTCTTTCCAAGTTAAATCGGAGAATAAAAAAGCATACACAAGCATGTTCCTATCCTAAGTTGCAAGCTACATTCTGCACATGCAAGACCTCATCTTCAGGTAACATAGGTACTTGATAGCAGAAAGCTAACTATATAATGTGATACAAACAGGAAGGTCCTTTACAGATCAACCTATAAGCACGAATCAGGATAAAAGAATCGATAACCCTCAGTATTGAACTTAAGAAGTCAGGCTCATCCACTTGGATTTCATGTCATATTAGGTCGCAAATATGCAGCAAGAGAACCTCGTTCAACTTGGAAGGTTTTGGCCTCACTAGACAACACAGTAGACAATAACAAAGGGAAGCCAAATGGGCTGCAAGTTGCTTAAAAAGAAATTTGGTTTAGAGTTTATCTAAAGTCAAACAGTAGGATTGCACATGACTGAGAGTGAGGTAaagaatctgaaagttgaaCTCATCCACCCTGAACTAATCTATTACAAACAGAAATGTGAGCAAGAAACATAAACTCTGTgatcattttattaaatttttttaaaaagatttaaaaattttaaatgggCCATCCAAATTGAAGATTCATGCCATTAAAGAAGATCTATACCATAAAAATTGcctaaaaatcaaaatttatgtTTATTATCTAATCTATGCACCAAGTGACTACAAAATGAACAAGTTTAGTTGCGCCTACTTGATGCTTAGGTTAGAAAGcaccaaaatatatgaattttggTTTCTATGAAAATTTTATAACATGGATCATCTTCAATGGTTTGGATCTTTAATTTGGATGTTGATCATTGATTTTTAATTGTTAAATATTTTCCAAAGATTTAAATTAAGTGTACAGTGTCCAACTATATTTATCTACCTAtctacaccaaaaaaaaaatgcctaAAAATCAAAACTCGTGCATTTTAATGTCAGTaatctatgcatcaagtaaCTACAAAAATTAATGGTATCAGTTGCACCTACTTGATTGCTTAGGTTGGAAACTAGCAAACACATGAATTTTAGTTTATACGCGAACTTTATAGCTTAGATCATCTTCAATGGTTTGGATCTTTAATTTGAATGGTCAATTATGGATTTTGAATTGTCAATCCTTTTccaaagacttaaaataaagtGTGCAGTCCAATAGTTGGAAATTTGTGACTATGCCATTCATTCAAAGTCATGAATCTATATATATGGCAACATAAACTCCTTTACTCTCAAGAATTGTTTTGATAAAAGCTAAGTCACTTAAGAGACTTTTCTAAGCATTAACTTCTCTACTATTTACAAATGATCATGTTCGAAAGAAGTTGCATATTTTTGAGTTAGACAATCCTAAGACTGAAAATATACAATGGATGAAGAATTGATACAAAGAATGAGCTTAAACACTAAAGGGATTAGTAGTTCAAAGCTTCAAAATTTAGCAGAACAGTTGACACCACAACTGTATCCTTTGCTACCTTTTTATATTACAATTTGTTAGTGTAGCAACCAAGCAATTATACAAGAGCCAAACCCAAGGCCAAAGTATTTTTGTAACTTCAAATATACCATTCATTGATATTGTGAGCTTACAAAACATGCTATGTAGATGCGGATAAAACTTATTATTGATCTCTATTAACTAATTACGGATCAATCTTGAACATATCCCATGGGCTCGATATCTGTTTGACCCAAGCATTTGAAAGTGAGAAAAACAACCAGTTAACCAAAGCTTTCGCTTCGTTGGTCTTTCTTGACAAAATCCAGATCTTTTGCTATgagaatttttaaaatatatcttCTAGAGTTGGCTGTTCTGTGAGTATATAGAATATTGTGTTTATGTGTTAGGGAATAGATTTGATTTGGTAAGAGTACAATTGTTTGTTGTCTTACCATGCGATCACCTTCTTTAAaaaggaacagtctgttgtgtATTAATATGATAAGTTATAGGGATCTAGTGAAAAGAGGAAACATATTCTGAGTCTCTTGTTTCCTATTTAGGGGCCATATGAGATTCCACCAAGGCATTCTGCAAGGCCACATCTGCAACTTCCTCCTTCTGAAGGTAGTGAGACAGTCTTACCCCTCATCTCATGCCTTCTCTAGCCTCGCTGGTGGCAGTCAGTCACCTAACGGTCCCCTAGAATCGTTTTGCATGAATTatgttgcaatgtcatttgcaTTCGGCTCTGAGATGGAGTATTATTCCTTCCAACCCCAGTTTTGGCCTCCCAACAACTTACCAATCCTCACTATTTGTCACTGGCACCAGCATGATTGCATTTTTCCAACTAGGATGGATAACTCAAGTTGCCACAAGCTCCACCTAATTGAGTGATAAATCGAGTTATGCTAGCATTACCAtaccatatatttttttaatcaaaatatgtTTTGGTCCCATGACCAGATATTCCATTAGCTTCAAGGTCATTGAATACTTGATAGGAAACTCGATCAACATTTTCTCCCCTGTATCTTCTATCTCCCTTCCTATTAATATTCTAACTCATTCTCATCCTCTATTCTTTGCTTAGACAACAGGTGATCAATATGACTTAATGGTGTGgttaatttgagttctttttctgTTTGACTGTCTTTCCCCTCCAATGGTACTTGAACTTCACTCAAAGTACTAGGTAAAAGCCACCATTGCCATCAAACTTAATATTGTGCAAGAATCATTTCTTTGCTACCCTACTACAAGATGAAGATATCATAATATAAGAGTCCATTTggcattaattttaatttttgtctATTTGTAAAAACAAAATCACAGAAATCGAGACAAGAAACATGTTTGGTGCTATTGCTTTTACTTTCTATTTTCTAAAAATCATTTTCATTAgttctagaaagaaagaaagaaatatttacatccaatatttcaaaaataagaaatttatgTTTTACCACCACCAACATCGCCTCAACCATTGTTCCCTCCACCACAAACATTTTTGTCACTTGCTGCCTCCATCAGCACCGCCACCCCCACCACCTTCACCACACCGCTAATGATGCCACCACCAAGTTAGCTACACTACCACCTCCTCAACCACACCACAATTGCCATTACTGCCACCGCCGCCACCATAGTTGTTGTCATTGCCACCACCAACCCTGATGCCCCCGTTACACTGTTGCCGCCACTGCTTTTATTACCACCATTGTTGCTATTTCCACCACATCACTAAGACCCCACCACCACTACCGTCATTGTTGACGCCATCATCAACACCTCTCCCACCACCCCTGCCAACACTACGATTACCTCTACTGCCACTACTATCACCTCCACTACTATCatcatgtttatttttttaaaaaaataattaattatatcaaacattttttatctttaaaattttgaaaaatataaatggagtttctttttgttgttgtttttgaaaaaaatgaatGTGATGCCAAAGGCAGCTATCTAATTTGCTTTTCCCTAAGGACAGGATTTGAAAGATACTTTGTTGACTTCCGCTACACATCTACAAATGCATGCATATTGGTGTGAATTGAAGCATGTTCTAATTGTGAAGCACAAATTCACTTTTCTTGTGGATTAATATTTTCTATTGCATATATTTGATGTTTCTTTCTAGATAAAACTAAAATATGCTCCATTTACCTCTCAGCTTATTGCATTCTGAACTTGTTAAGCTACCATCGTAATCCATGATTAATGTACATGTACGTGGCT
Above is a genomic segment from Phoenix dactylifera cultivar Barhee BC4 unplaced genomic scaffold, palm_55x_up_171113_PBpolish2nd_filt_p 000026F, whole genome shotgun sequence containing:
- the LOC103713645 gene encoding uncharacterized protein LOC103713645, whose product is MMSRPMVLFFLLLLLIITSHFEWKQQILSEVEANPSISQRKQHMLDKEELVKEKIILSQENSIRQLNMLVQSLQRQLLHCRGSNKTIHGTESSVTENVNEVEKQLILED